A region from the Bradyrhizobium erythrophlei genome encodes:
- a CDS encoding SAM-dependent methyltransferase, with protein MPALISVTPDNVETVLSDLPRMVRLALGFGSRLRRGTLEVTLPDGRIIRLGGLEPGPSAAMTLYHFGFASRLLNGGDIGIAEAYLNGEWDTPDLTQFLYLFCVNHDLIQAMLGDKPLIRFVQIVRHWFNRNTRRQARRNIYAHYDIGNAFYSAWLDPSMTYSSALFEDHTPDLAAAQNNKYHRLAEAIDLQPGQKLLEIGCGWGGFAEYAAKTFGAKVVGLTISKEQRDFAQARIQKAGLSEQVEIRLRDYRDERDRYDRIASIEMIEAVGEQFWPKYFSQLRDRLLPGGLAGIQAITIQDSLFHTYRREVDFIQRYVFPGGMLPSPQVLKSLGERFGVPVIRERIFGQDYAKTLAIWRSNFRAAWPNLTPSGFDDRFRRLWEYYLAYCEAGFLSGNIDVRQVVFAKSK; from the coding sequence ATGCCTGCGTTGATCTCTGTAACCCCCGACAATGTGGAGACGGTGCTTTCCGATCTGCCGCGCATGGTCCGGCTGGCGCTCGGTTTCGGCTCGCGGCTGCGGCGCGGCACGCTCGAGGTGACGCTGCCCGACGGCCGCATCATCAGGCTGGGCGGCCTGGAGCCCGGCCCGTCCGCGGCCATGACGCTCTACCATTTCGGCTTCGCCTCGCGGCTTCTGAACGGCGGCGACATCGGCATCGCCGAGGCCTATCTGAACGGGGAATGGGATACGCCCGACCTGACCCAGTTCCTCTATCTGTTCTGCGTCAATCACGACCTGATCCAGGCGATGCTCGGCGACAAGCCGCTGATACGCTTCGTCCAGATCGTCCGGCACTGGTTCAACCGCAACACCAGGCGCCAGGCGCGACGCAACATCTATGCCCATTACGACATCGGCAACGCATTCTACTCGGCATGGCTCGATCCAAGCATGACCTACTCCTCGGCCCTGTTCGAGGATCACACTCCCGATCTCGCGGCCGCGCAGAACAACAAATACCACAGGCTCGCCGAAGCGATCGATCTGCAGCCCGGCCAGAAGCTGTTGGAGATCGGCTGCGGCTGGGGCGGCTTTGCGGAATATGCCGCCAAGACGTTTGGCGCCAAGGTGGTCGGGCTCACGATCAGCAAGGAGCAGCGCGATTTCGCGCAGGCCCGAATTCAAAAGGCCGGCCTCTCCGAGCAGGTCGAGATCCGCCTGCGGGATTATCGCGACGAGCGCGACCGTTACGACCGGATCGCCTCGATCGAGATGATCGAGGCGGTCGGCGAGCAGTTCTGGCCGAAATATTTCTCGCAGCTGCGCGACCGGCTGTTGCCCGGCGGGCTGGCCGGCATCCAGGCCATCACCATCCAGGACAGCCTGTTCCATACCTATCGCCGCGAGGTCGATTTCATCCAGCGCTATGTATTTCCCGGCGGCATGCTGCCCTCGCCGCAGGTGCTGAAATCGCTCGGCGAGCGGTTCGGCGTTCCCGTCATCCGCGAACGCATTTTTGGGCAAGATTATGCCAAGACCCTCGCGATCTGGCGAAGTAATTTCCGCGCGGCCTGGCCGAACCTGACGCCATCAGGCTTTGACGACCGGTTCCGGCGACTGTGGGAATACTACCTCGCTTATTGCGAGGCCGGCTTCCTGTCGGGAAACATCGACGTGCGCCAGGTGGTGTTCGCGAAGTCGAAATAG